A single genomic interval of Antarcticibacterium arcticum harbors:
- the mraY gene encoding phospho-N-acetylmuramoyl-pentapeptide-transferase, which produces MLYYLFDYLNEYYKVPGAGLFEFISFRSAMAIILSLGISTIYGKKIINYLLRKQVGESVRDLGLQGQSEKAGTPTMGGIIIIIATLIPVLLFAKLENIYVILLIITTLWMGTIGFIDDYIKTFKKDKQGLKGIFKVIGQVGLGIIVGGIMYFHPAITVKQETNIPTPATTEFVEQVEISTSQPTLEEKSTTTTIPFVKNNEFDYASLITWINPALINYAWLIFIPIVIFIVTAVSNGANLTDGVDGLAAGSSAIIVLTLGIFAWVSGNIIFSDYLNIMYIPRSGEMTIFITAFAGALVGFLWYNTYPAQVFMGDTGSLTIGGIIAVLAIATRKELLIPILCGIFLIQNLSVVMQVAWFKITKRRYGEGRRIFLMSPLHHHYQKKGLHESKIVVRFWIIGIFLAIVTVVTLKVR; this is translated from the coding sequence ATGCTATACTATTTGTTTGATTATTTAAATGAGTATTACAAGGTCCCGGGAGCAGGATTGTTTGAGTTTATCTCTTTCCGGTCGGCAATGGCTATTATCTTGTCTTTAGGGATCTCAACTATTTATGGTAAAAAGATCATTAATTATCTTTTAAGAAAACAGGTAGGTGAAAGCGTAAGGGATCTTGGATTGCAGGGGCAGAGTGAAAAAGCAGGAACTCCAACTATGGGAGGGATAATAATTATTATTGCGACCCTTATTCCCGTGTTGTTATTTGCCAAACTGGAGAACATCTATGTGATCCTTCTTATCATTACTACCTTATGGATGGGTACCATTGGTTTTATAGATGATTACATCAAAACCTTTAAAAAAGACAAGCAGGGCCTTAAAGGAATTTTTAAGGTTATTGGACAGGTTGGCCTTGGAATTATCGTGGGGGGTATCATGTATTTTCATCCGGCAATAACAGTGAAGCAGGAAACTAATATTCCAACTCCTGCCACCACAGAGTTTGTGGAACAGGTAGAGATCTCTACTTCCCAGCCAACCCTGGAAGAGAAAAGTACAACTACAACAATCCCATTTGTAAAAAATAATGAATTCGATTATGCCAGTCTTATCACATGGATAAATCCAGCCCTGATAAATTATGCCTGGCTCATCTTTATTCCCATTGTGATATTTATTGTGACCGCGGTATCGAATGGGGCAAACCTGACAGATGGGGTAGATGGCCTTGCAGCAGGATCATCGGCCATTATAGTCCTAACCCTGGGGATATTCGCATGGGTTTCAGGTAACATCATATTTTCAGATTATCTCAATATAATGTACATCCCGCGATCTGGGGAAATGACCATTTTCATAACCGCTTTTGCCGGGGCCCTGGTTGGATTTCTATGGTATAACACTTATCCAGCCCAGGTATTTATGGGAGATACAGGAAGTTTGACCATTGGGGGAATTATTGCCGTATTGGCCATTGCCACCAGAAAGGAATTGTTGATCCCTATTCTCTGCGGAATTTTCCTTATCCAAAATCTATCGGTAGTAATGCAGGTAGCTTGGTTTAAGATCACCAAACGCAGGTACGGCGAAGGAAGACGCATATTTTTGATGTCCCCTCTGCACCACCATTATCAGAAAAAAGGACTGCATGAAAGTAAGATCGTAGTGCGGTTCTGGATCATTGGGATCTTTCTCGCCATTGTAACTGTGGTTACGCTGAAGGTTAGATAG
- the murD gene encoding UDP-N-acetylmuramoyl-L-alanine--D-glutamate ligase, which produces MKNKQKIAILGAGESGVGTAILAKKQGFEVFVSDFGKAKVKYKKALNDLGVEWEEGGHNEARILEADIVMKSPGIPEKAPMVQKLVEKGIPVISEIEFASKFTSAKIIGITGSNGKTTTTKWVYHILKNAGLAVGMAGNVGDSFAKQVAEENFDWYVLELSSFQLDGIIEFRPHIAVLTNITPDHLDRYDYKIENYIESKFRITRNQTEDDFFIYDADDELTLAWLGKYQIKAQKLPFSLDTKQKMGAYLEDNNIKIITPNSQFIMPKSSLALEGKHNTKNAMAASTVAQLLRIRKETIRASMENFQGVEHRLEKVLKINNVLYINDSKATNTNATYYALDSMESETVWIVGGVDKGNNYAELLPLVNEKVKAIICLGVDNAKIFEAFGNCVEVMMETQSMTEAVQMAYKLAEKGNTVLLSPACASFDLFENYEERGREFKNAVRNL; this is translated from the coding sequence ATGAAAAACAAACAAAAAATAGCAATTCTTGGAGCCGGCGAAAGCGGGGTGGGAACTGCTATTCTTGCCAAAAAGCAGGGCTTTGAGGTGTTTGTTTCAGATTTTGGAAAGGCAAAGGTTAAATACAAAAAAGCCCTTAATGATCTCGGAGTTGAATGGGAAGAAGGCGGGCATAATGAAGCCAGGATCCTGGAAGCCGATATTGTTATGAAAAGTCCCGGTATTCCCGAAAAAGCCCCGATGGTACAAAAACTAGTGGAGAAAGGAATTCCTGTAATATCTGAGATTGAATTCGCTTCCAAATTCACAAGCGCCAAAATTATTGGAATTACCGGGAGTAATGGAAAAACCACCACCACAAAATGGGTATATCATATCCTGAAGAACGCCGGCCTTGCAGTAGGAATGGCGGGTAATGTGGGAGATAGTTTTGCCAAACAGGTGGCAGAGGAAAATTTTGACTGGTATGTGCTGGAGTTGAGCAGTTTTCAACTGGATGGGATTATTGAGTTTCGGCCGCATATAGCTGTTTTGACCAATATCACCCCGGACCATCTGGACAGATATGATTACAAAATTGAAAATTATATAGAATCGAAATTCAGAATAACCAGAAATCAAACCGAAGATGATTTTTTCATCTATGATGCAGATGATGAATTAACCCTTGCCTGGTTAGGCAAATATCAGATAAAAGCTCAAAAATTGCCTTTCTCCCTGGATACAAAACAGAAGATGGGCGCATACCTAGAAGACAACAACATTAAAATAATTACACCAAATTCCCAATTTATTATGCCAAAATCCTCCCTTGCACTAGAAGGCAAACACAACACTAAAAATGCAATGGCTGCCTCAACGGTTGCCCAGTTATTAAGAATTAGAAAAGAGACCATTCGCGCGAGCATGGAGAACTTTCAGGGGGTAGAACACCGCCTTGAAAAAGTGCTTAAGATCAATAATGTGCTTTATATAAACGATTCCAAGGCTACCAATACCAATGCGACTTATTATGCTTTGGACAGTATGGAATCTGAAACTGTATGGATCGTTGGAGGGGTAGATAAAGGGAATAATTATGCCGAATTATTGCCGCTGGTAAATGAAAAAGTAAAAGCTATTATCTGTCTGGGAGTGGATAATGCAAAAATATTTGAGGCCTTTGGGAATTGTGTGGAAGTAATGATGGAAACGCAATCTATGACAGAGGCTGTGCAAATGGCTTATAAGCTGGCCGAAAAGGGGAACACCGTTCTCCTGTCCCCGGCTTGTGCAAGTTTTGACCTGTTCGAGAATTACGAGGAGAGAGGCAGGGAATTTAAAAATGCAGTAAGAAATCTTTAG
- a CDS encoding FtsW/RodA/SpoVE family cell cycle protein, whose amino-acid sequence MGNVFSNLKGDKVIWATAGMLALFSFLPVYSSSSNIAYLYGDGSTFNYLVVHFFHLVLGFCLLFAIHRIPYHYFKGLSILLLPIVIILLIYTISQGTTIDGSNASRWIQIPVVGVTFQSSTLASVVLLIYVARYLTRIADKTVTFKETLLPLWLPVFVVLVLILPANFSTTAIIFTMVIILVFLGGYPLRYIGIILGAGLLVLTLFILTAKAFPGLLPNRIDTWTSRIENFSNDEDTEADYQIEKAKIAIARGGVTGSGIGKSVQRNFLPQSSSDFIYAIIVEEMGLIGAFGVMSAYLMLLFRIVIVATKADTIFGKLVVMGVGLPIVFQALVNMAVAVELFPVTGQTLPLISSGGTSIWMTCLALGIILSVSAKREEIKTSQERETEGENPLDILSEAI is encoded by the coding sequence ATGGGTAACGTATTTTCAAATCTTAAGGGAGATAAAGTTATTTGGGCAACCGCGGGTATGTTGGCATTATTCTCATTCCTGCCGGTTTACAGCTCAAGTAGCAATATCGCTTATTTGTATGGAGATGGCAGTACGTTCAATTATTTGGTGGTGCATTTCTTTCACCTGGTGCTTGGCTTCTGTTTATTATTTGCCATTCACAGGATCCCCTATCATTACTTTAAAGGGCTATCCATTTTGTTGTTGCCCATTGTAATTATATTATTGATTTATACCATTTCCCAGGGAACCACTATAGATGGCTCCAATGCCAGCCGGTGGATACAAATCCCTGTGGTTGGGGTAACATTTCAGTCTTCCACCCTGGCGTCGGTAGTGTTGTTGATCTATGTGGCGCGATATTTAACCCGAATTGCAGATAAAACAGTAACCTTTAAAGAGACCCTATTACCTCTTTGGTTACCAGTATTTGTGGTTTTGGTATTGATCCTTCCGGCCAATTTCTCTACCACTGCTATCATATTTACTATGGTGATCATCCTGGTTTTTCTGGGAGGATATCCGTTAAGATATATTGGGATCATTCTGGGCGCAGGGTTACTGGTACTCACATTATTTATTTTAACTGCCAAGGCATTTCCGGGATTATTGCCCAATCGTATTGATACCTGGACCAGCAGGATAGAGAATTTCTCTAATGATGAGGATACAGAGGCCGACTATCAAATTGAGAAGGCCAAAATAGCAATTGCCCGCGGCGGGGTTACAGGTTCGGGTATTGGAAAAAGCGTTCAAAGAAACTTTTTACCCCAGTCATCTTCAGATTTTATTTATGCGATCATAGTGGAGGAAATGGGATTAATTGGTGCTTTTGGAGTGATGAGCGCTTATTTAATGTTATTGTTCCGAATAGTAATAGTGGCTACAAAAGCCGATACCATCTTTGGGAAACTCGTGGTAATGGGGGTAGGCTTACCCATCGTATTCCAGGCTCTCGTAAATATGGCTGTGGCTGTAGAGTTGTTTCCTGTGACCGGGCAAACTTTGCCACTCATTAGTAGTGGAGGAACCTCCATCTGGATGACCTGCCTTGCACTGGGAATAATTCTAAGCGTGAGCGCGAAAAGAGAAGAGATAAAAACCTCTCAGGAAAGAGAGACAGAGGGAGAAAATCCCCTTGATATTTTAAGTGAAGCAATATGA
- the murG gene encoding undecaprenyldiphospho-muramoylpentapeptide beta-N-acetylglucosaminyltransferase, which translates to MNRQLKVIISGGGTGGHIYPAISIANEIKRRYPNAELLFVGAMGRMEMDKVPQAGYKIEGLWITGLERKLSIKNLSFPLKLVSSLLKAKQIIKNFGPDVVIGTGGFASGPLLKMANSRNIPTLIQEQNSYPGITNRLLGKQANVICTAYENLERFFPAEKIKITGNPVREDLLSVQDKREEALSFFKLKETKTTLLVLGGSLGARRINQLIEANLPLFEEREVQVIWQTGSLYYEEYKKHHKVLVQTHAFLNRMDLAYAAADVIISRVGAGSVSELCIVGKPVLFIPSPNVAEDHQAKNALALEAADAALVVKEDELETDFEKTMVLMLESEKVRKQLSENILKLAKPNATAAIVDEVEKLIK; encoded by the coding sequence ATGAACAGGCAATTGAAAGTAATAATTTCAGGAGGCGGCACAGGAGGACATATCTATCCTGCCATCTCTATTGCCAATGAAATAAAAAGAAGATACCCCAATGCCGAACTATTATTTGTGGGAGCAATGGGAAGAATGGAAATGGACAAGGTGCCACAGGCAGGTTACAAAATAGAAGGATTATGGATCACCGGGCTTGAAAGGAAATTAAGCATAAAGAATCTGAGCTTTCCCTTGAAGCTGGTGAGCAGCCTGTTAAAGGCAAAACAAATCATTAAAAATTTTGGGCCAGATGTGGTAATAGGAACAGGCGGATTTGCGAGCGGGCCTTTGCTTAAAATGGCAAATTCCCGGAATATACCCACGCTTATCCAGGAGCAAAATTCCTATCCCGGGATTACCAACAGGTTGTTGGGGAAACAGGCAAATGTAATTTGTACTGCCTATGAAAACCTGGAAAGATTTTTTCCCGCGGAAAAAATAAAGATCACCGGAAATCCGGTGCGGGAGGATCTCCTTAGTGTTCAAGATAAAAGAGAAGAAGCTCTGTCATTTTTTAAGCTGAAAGAAACTAAAACCACTTTACTTGTACTGGGCGGAAGCCTGGGAGCAAGAAGGATCAATCAACTTATTGAGGCAAACCTTCCTCTGTTTGAAGAGCGCGAAGTGCAGGTGATCTGGCAAACAGGCTCTTTGTATTATGAAGAGTATAAAAAACACCACAAAGTATTGGTGCAAACCCATGCCTTTTTAAACAGAATGGATCTGGCTTATGCGGCAGCAGATGTTATAATTTCAAGAGTAGGTGCCGGCAGTGTGTCAGAATTATGCATTGTGGGCAAACCCGTGCTTTTTATCCCATCGCCCAATGTTGCAGAGGACCATCAGGCAAAAAACGCCCTTGCCCTTGAAGCAGCAGATGCTGCCTTGGTTGTAAAAGAGGATGAACTCGAAACAGATTTTGAGAAAACTATGGTATTAATGCTGGAATCGGAAAAAGTGCGAAAGCAACTTTCAGAAAATATCCTGAAACTGGCAAAACCTAATGCAACGGCAGCGATTGTAGATGAAGTGGAAAAATTGATTAAATAA
- the murC gene encoding UDP-N-acetylmuramate--L-alanine ligase, whose translation MQNLNNIQNFYFIGIGGIGMSALARYFNATGKKVAGYDKTPTVLTRSLEAEGIQVNYEDEVGNIPQEYSNSNTLVVYTPAIPKDHKQHHYFIDNKFEIQKRAEVLGLITKNIFTLAVAGTHGKTTTTAILGHLLKETGAKVTAFLGGISEDIQSNLILNGNEVMVVEADEFDRSFLKLSPNIAAITSMDADHLDIYGKPEELLKSFRDFAALVPEDGILFVKNGLPVAGKTLGIEDDSSYAAINVKIDNGAYSFDLRTPNTILRNLKCFLPGKHNLQNAITALAIAIEYGSPTDQLAGALYSFKGVKRRFTYRIKTKDLVLIDDYAHHPTEISAVHQAVREMHPGKKVLAVFQPHLFSRTKDFVDEFAESLSRFDEIRLLDIYPARELPVEGITSRWLLGKIENPNKKLVVREDLSAEIKDSGCDVIVMMGAGDIGEMVPEVEKNMSHEN comes from the coding sequence GTGCAAAACCTTAACAACATACAAAACTTTTACTTCATCGGCATCGGCGGTATAGGGATGAGTGCCCTGGCGCGATATTTCAATGCGACAGGCAAGAAGGTAGCGGGTTATGATAAAACTCCCACCGTTCTTACCCGTAGCCTTGAAGCCGAAGGAATACAGGTAAATTATGAAGATGAGGTTGGGAACATTCCGCAGGAATACAGCAATTCGAATACGCTGGTGGTGTACACCCCGGCCATTCCAAAAGATCATAAACAACATCATTATTTCATTGATAATAAGTTTGAGATCCAAAAACGGGCAGAAGTACTTGGGTTGATCACTAAAAATATTTTTACCCTTGCGGTTGCAGGCACGCACGGTAAGACAACTACCACAGCTATTCTTGGGCATTTGCTGAAGGAAACGGGAGCTAAAGTAACCGCGTTTCTTGGTGGAATTAGCGAAGACATTCAAAGCAACTTAATCCTGAATGGCAATGAAGTTATGGTAGTGGAAGCCGATGAATTTGACCGCTCATTCCTGAAACTTTCTCCCAACATTGCTGCTATTACCTCGATGGATGCAGATCATTTAGACATCTATGGCAAGCCGGAAGAACTGTTGAAATCCTTCAGGGATTTTGCTGCTTTGGTGCCGGAAGATGGAATTCTTTTCGTGAAGAATGGGTTGCCGGTGGCAGGTAAAACGCTGGGTATAGAAGATGATTCCAGTTATGCAGCAATAAACGTAAAAATTGATAACGGGGCGTATTCCTTTGATTTGCGCACTCCAAACACCATACTAAGAAATTTAAAATGTTTTCTACCCGGCAAACACAATTTGCAGAATGCTATAACGGCCCTTGCGATCGCCATAGAATATGGCTCCCCCACGGATCAACTCGCAGGGGCCTTATATAGTTTTAAAGGGGTAAAAAGACGTTTTACATACAGGATCAAGACCAAAGATCTTGTATTAATTGATGATTATGCGCATCATCCTACAGAGATTTCGGCCGTTCACCAGGCGGTAAGGGAGATGCATCCCGGCAAGAAAGTTCTGGCCGTATTTCAGCCGCACCTTTTTAGCCGGACCAAAGATTTTGTAGATGAGTTTGCTGAAAGTCTTAGCCGGTTTGATGAAATAAGGTTGCTGGATATTTATCCTGCACGGGAACTTCCGGTAGAAGGAATTACTTCCAGATGGCTTCTGGGAAAGATTGAAAACCCAAATAAAAAACTGGTGGTTAGAGAGGATCTTTCCGCAGAAATCAAGGATTCCGGCTGCGATGTAATAGTTATGATGGGTGCCGGAGATATAGGAGAAATGGTGCCCGAAGTTGAGAAAAATATGAGCCATGAAAATTAA
- a CDS encoding cell division protein FtsQ/DivIB, with protein sequence MKINYNYIKAFLVLVLVIFLFGFAEKRNEIRPLAKVVVKFTEFENLYLTEEAVNKLLIQNNVTVTGVGKETLDLNRVEKVLNTHDMIENAEVFLTLDGTLKTSIVQKRPIGRILGKEIFYIDRLGEKMPMSTYYSARVPVITGVGEREIKEVYPLLDHISQDRFLQEHITGIRRLNGGVYELEVRKMDFSLFVGKVENLDTKFNNFKAFYKKAFKDDILNTYKMVDLQFGNQVVCTKK encoded by the coding sequence ATGAAAATTAATTACAATTACATAAAAGCCTTCCTGGTTTTAGTGCTGGTCATATTTCTTTTTGGCTTTGCTGAAAAGCGCAATGAAATAAGGCCTTTAGCAAAAGTGGTGGTAAAATTTACCGAATTTGAAAACCTCTATTTAACTGAAGAAGCGGTTAATAAATTGTTAATACAAAATAATGTTACGGTTACGGGTGTAGGTAAAGAAACTTTAGATTTGAATAGGGTGGAGAAGGTTTTGAACACTCATGATATGATAGAAAATGCCGAAGTTTTTTTAACATTGGATGGGACTTTAAAAACCAGCATTGTTCAAAAAAGGCCCATAGGCAGAATTCTTGGAAAGGAAATCTTTTATATTGACAGGCTGGGGGAAAAAATGCCAATGTCCACCTATTATTCTGCCCGGGTGCCGGTAATAACGGGTGTAGGGGAGAGGGAGATCAAAGAAGTGTACCCCCTGCTTGATCATATAAGCCAAGACAGGTTCCTGCAGGAACATATAACAGGAATAAGGAGATTGAATGGCGGGGTTTATGAACTGGAAGTGAGAAAAATGGATTTTAGCCTGTTTGTAGGGAAAGTGGAAAACCTGGATACAAAATTCAATAATTTCAAGGCTTTTTATAAAAAAGCTTTTAAAGACGATATATTAAATACTTACAAGATGGTGGACTTACAATTTGGTAACCAGGTTGTTTGCACTAAAAAATAA
- the ftsA gene encoding cell division protein FtsA — protein sequence MEENDIAVGLDIGTTKIVAMIGRKNEYGKVEIIGIGKSKSMGVHRGVVNNITQTIQSIQLAIQEAEADSGLKIKDVVVGIAGQHIRSLQHSDYITRPNPDEVIDSDDIHTLCNQVHKLVMLPGEEIIHVLPQEFKVDGQAEIKEPIGMYGGRLEANFHVVVGQVSSIRNIGRCVKSAGLELSAVTLEPLASANAVLSQEEKEAGVALIDIGGGTTDLAIFKDGIIRHTAVIPFGGNVITEDIKEGCSIIEKQAELLKIKFGSAWPGENKENEIVSIPGLRGREPKEITLKNLSKIIHARVVEIIEQVYLEIKNYGHEEQKKKLIAGMVITGGGAQLKHLKQLAEYITGMDTRIGYPNEHLAGNSDSETTSPLYATAVGLVLNSLEQKKHQFQEQVKFKEPQKSSEIEQPVMEEDEDDDERDYGKKEKPFRKSIFDKWAEKFKDFLDNAE from the coding sequence ATGGAAGAGAACGACATTGCAGTAGGTCTTGATATTGGAACCACAAAAATTGTGGCCATGATAGGGCGTAAGAATGAATATGGAAAGGTAGAGATCATTGGCATAGGGAAATCCAAAAGTATGGGCGTGCACCGGGGGGTGGTAAATAACATCACCCAAACGATACAGTCTATACAGTTGGCAATACAGGAAGCAGAAGCAGATTCAGGTTTAAAGATAAAAGATGTGGTGGTGGGTATTGCCGGCCAGCACATAAGAAGTTTGCAGCACAGCGATTATATCACCAGGCCAAATCCCGATGAGGTAATTGATTCAGATGATATCCATACCCTTTGCAACCAGGTTCATAAGCTGGTGATGCTGCCGGGAGAGGAGATCATTCACGTGTTGCCCCAGGAATTTAAGGTAGACGGGCAGGCAGAGATCAAAGAGCCTATTGGAATGTATGGTGGCAGGCTTGAAGCCAATTTTCACGTGGTAGTGGGCCAGGTTTCATCAATTAGAAACATTGGTCGCTGCGTAAAAAGTGCGGGTCTTGAATTATCTGCAGTTACCCTGGAGCCATTGGCTTCAGCAAACGCGGTTTTGAGCCAGGAGGAAAAGGAAGCAGGAGTTGCGCTCATTGATATAGGAGGTGGTACTACAGATCTTGCCATTTTCAAAGACGGGATAATTCGCCATACAGCGGTTATACCTTTCGGCGGAAATGTGATCACAGAAGATATCAAGGAAGGATGCTCTATCATAGAGAAGCAGGCAGAATTACTGAAAATAAAATTTGGATCGGCCTGGCCGGGGGAGAATAAGGAGAATGAAATAGTTTCCATCCCGGGATTACGTGGTAGGGAACCTAAGGAGATCACCCTTAAAAACCTTTCAAAGATAATTCACGCGAGAGTGGTAGAGATCATTGAACAGGTGTACCTCGAGATCAAGAATTACGGCCACGAGGAGCAGAAGAAAAAATTGATCGCGGGAATGGTAATTACCGGCGGTGGAGCCCAGCTGAAGCATTTAAAGCAGCTGGCAGAATATATTACCGGAATGGACACCCGTATTGGGTATCCAAACGAGCACCTTGCAGGTAACAGTGACAGTGAAACTACCAGCCCGTTATATGCCACGGCCGTTGGGTTGGTGTTGAACAGCCTGGAGCAGAAAAAACATCAGTTCCAGGAGCAGGTAAAGTTCAAGGAGCCACAAAAATCTTCAGAAATTGAGCAACCTGTAATGGAGGAAGATGAAGATGATGATGAGAGAGATTACGGGAAAAAGGAGAAGCCCTTCAGAAAAAGCATTTTTGATAAATGGGCAGAGAAGTTTAAAGATTTTTTAGATAACGCAGAGTAA
- the ftsZ gene encoding cell division protein FtsZ, with the protein MSSTEFENIAFDLPKNQSNVIKVIGVGGGGSNAINHMFQQGIKGVDFVICNTDAQALDNSMVPNKIQLGVSLTEGLGAGANPDVGEQAAIESFDEIKRMLDTNTKMVFITAGMGGGTGTGAAPIIAKQAKEMDILTVGIVTIPFQFEGKMRNEQAQIGVEKLRAQVDSLIVINNNKLREVYGNLGFKAGFSKADEVLATASRGIAEVITHHYTQNIDLRDAKTVLSNSGTAIMGSATASGASRAHDAITKALDSPLLNDNKIKGAKNVLLLIVSGGEEITIDEIGEINDHIQAEAGHSANIIMGVGEDESLEDSIAVTIIATGFNVETQNEIVNTETKKIIHTLEDEQRAEHNFNKNKYTPFEEVPRAKAEETAPPVIVHTLDEEEVEEPVIKEKNEDLSTPPSARNMQVTYEVVDYEKEEFIITDTSEEIRNLEVESQEVSIEKEEQFMFTFDFPINKKAEEKKQPERGQPAPKAVQQPSSSENRKVVHDLNERTRDIEVKEHVEIIPVTESSASGIKRYSLDDYMEVEQMLKSSKPAAKKVEEEEEVIFEKKTIAPAPAENPSRDNNDPFDNPISESLIERAAERRSKMKEFNYKFRNNTAQLEEIERQPAYKRAGIELENSRPGDEKLSRTTLGKSDNDELRFRSNNSFLHDNVD; encoded by the coding sequence ATGAGCAGTACAGAATTCGAAAACATCGCATTCGATTTACCAAAAAACCAATCGAACGTAATTAAGGTCATTGGTGTAGGAGGTGGAGGAAGCAACGCAATTAACCACATGTTCCAGCAGGGAATAAAAGGGGTTGATTTTGTTATTTGTAACACCGATGCCCAGGCCTTGGACAACAGTATGGTTCCCAATAAAATTCAGTTAGGTGTAAGCCTTACCGAAGGATTAGGAGCAGGAGCCAACCCCGATGTAGGGGAGCAGGCAGCAATTGAAAGTTTTGACGAGATCAAACGAATGTTGGATACCAATACCAAGATGGTTTTCATTACTGCCGGTATGGGTGGTGGTACCGGAACGGGTGCCGCGCCAATTATAGCCAAACAGGCCAAAGAAATGGATATACTCACAGTGGGTATTGTAACTATTCCTTTCCAGTTTGAAGGAAAAATGCGGAACGAACAGGCCCAGATAGGGGTTGAAAAGTTGCGTGCCCAGGTAGATTCCCTTATTGTTATCAATAACAATAAACTAAGGGAAGTTTACGGGAACCTTGGTTTCAAAGCCGGCTTTTCAAAGGCAGATGAGGTTTTGGCAACGGCTTCCAGAGGAATTGCTGAAGTTATAACACATCACTACACACAAAACATAGATTTACGTGATGCCAAAACGGTTTTGAGCAACAGCGGTACCGCCATTATGGGATCTGCAACTGCTTCAGGGGCCAGCAGGGCTCACGATGCCATCACCAAAGCTTTGGACTCTCCCTTATTAAATGACAATAAAATCAAAGGCGCCAAGAACGTATTACTGCTTATCGTTTCGGGCGGCGAAGAGATCACAATTGACGAGATTGGAGAGATCAATGACCACATCCAGGCAGAGGCAGGACATAGTGCCAACATTATTATGGGGGTTGGGGAAGATGAAAGTCTTGAGGATTCTATAGCCGTAACAATTATAGCCACGGGGTTTAATGTAGAAACCCAGAACGAGATAGTTAATACCGAAACCAAAAAGATAATCCACACCCTGGAGGATGAACAGAGGGCCGAGCATAATTTCAATAAAAATAAATATACTCCTTTTGAGGAAGTTCCCAGGGCTAAAGCGGAAGAAACTGCCCCGCCGGTGATAGTACATACTTTAGATGAGGAAGAAGTTGAGGAGCCGGTTATTAAAGAGAAAAATGAAGATCTCAGTACCCCGCCCAGTGCCCGTAATATGCAGGTGACTTACGAGGTGGTAGATTATGAAAAAGAAGAATTTATAATTACAGATACTTCTGAAGAAATTAGAAACCTGGAAGTGGAATCTCAGGAGGTTTCCATAGAGAAGGAAGAGCAATTCATGTTTACTTTTGATTTTCCTATCAATAAGAAAGCTGAAGAGAAAAAACAGCCGGAAAGAGGTCAGCCGGCTCCGAAAGCAGTTCAGCAGCCTTCCTCTTCAGAAAACCGAAAAGTGGTACATGATCTTAATGAGAGAACCAGGGATATTGAGGTAAAAGAGCATGTGGAGATCATTCCGGTTACCGAAAGTTCAGCCAGCGGGATCAAGCGTTACAGCCTTGATGATTATATGGAGGTAGAACAAATGCTTAAAAGCTCAAAACCTGCAGCCAAAAAAGTAGAAGAAGAGGAAGAGGTGATCTTCGAGAAGAAAACCATTGCACCAGCCCCTGCTGAAAATCCTTCAAGGGACAATAACGATCCTTTTGACAATCCAATTTCAGAGAGCCTTATTGAAAGAGCGGCAGAGAGAAGATCCAAAATGAAAGAGTTTAATTATAAGTTCAGGAATAATACAGCCCAGCTGGAAGAAATAGAAAGACAGCCGGCTTACAAAAGAGCGGGTATTGAACTTGAGAATTCAAGACCGGGTGATGAAAAACTTTCAAGGACAACATTGGGAAAAAGTGACAATGATGAGTTGAGGTTTAGAAGCAACAATTCCTTTTTACACGATAATGTAGATTAA